A genomic window from Anthonomus grandis grandis chromosome 2, icAntGran1.3, whole genome shotgun sequence includes:
- the LOC126750376 gene encoding uncharacterized protein LOC126750376 isoform X2, producing the protein MSIKPCLKTGHYLQNFQQFSTQFSDKDNCFNYLKTVFQQDPKTISPLQLEEVLHSVHLCFSTLGSIKSINNYLKNHKNIELYSNIITDNGNRIPVSKKWFGKFLLVASMQFHPNICSEQILLNEAMLLFNMEKYESKFLLHLILKLCDCKLDSKIALQVFYFVQMAALTPHTSMKSVIENISKKVLPYIDKKLKINLECLPLRGVPTSQLSRFRNAWNEIEIVTRIIEMFSNNIHNREAGFLYQLLLNMMEQESFWSFVWPHFSYKLGHIDHEGEFFQSLLKYWIPISVATFGSSFYHRTLTTNIPNVFKGYILLETRKQRRYSTVPSTDFKKNDMELLRNLIYEEETYKLGFHALCWYNFFYKEKVPCKEQLELVFFFFERQTSCLGPKDLKIFEELLQHICDIILKDIDDHKILGRFLLNMFSYGQHLLRTKRKDLGAQIITISKFQRSEEIYQKFNSKCFLKLVDDIWKDGHNSYISYPVCHLAVKVLSNVANNDLLLKSVETFGEVFSIKATESIGNYAQCIIESTSKENVSELNHRTFTELKTLFREQKLNLKAIFKANLLFQILTQSVEICSYEEWVRNECFFTIAPLLHQKFYHPIDPDSNTAENCMEKVIESLYDNICSCLLNKKDYKAGDNFTKIMLKLVEIIEISNMRKPTMLSELLLKHYASFYDKIYCKQDKEEFLNFKIGLLKGIFQNLEAAGTVQNLTIRRHPETRLVIHALCASGASDQKVLLTLTLNQLLSILSNPASTDATVASTLHSTEILISDNRLYDLTLTYIPAVISCCIKHFGNRNWTVRNGCIQLLKALIIRFLGVPIGPNDRPRSTIDLFNIFPVVVKDFYQALTVVPLNDSALAVLQFFSESQIKVEMFSTELKLFTMESFLRLFVRIISEDSGYGLYAARAYVSLCAPQDISSILTHIVDFFIAGYLLIRQRHVIRNFILLLQELLDKYNYSIRDKLSGKPGYGEIHRKLNELSCFLKIVNCGQFDLLLVRTLSVEEILHKFENSSSDLKCFPGTVWLHNNVPFLITNVPIGGLKRVLNVVLSKNIPEFVQIKVLGKLLDRISHSCDDFSFILEELILKALNTSLKASTYLQMSYYKLILLIFNRSQSATNFLPNISNFEDSNLQNLNIYTLLVIILTLNNFKDNSKHLNVILKRFESEMTRGTEDAIESISEILKYVHQSASCICQKRKILKLALFIVVEHGHWHLLNHLTNCFITTPNVAVQQLINFKFLVKYFQNPADAFQFVQEFCEVKRKDSVKVCNKGYYVVEEEEFVDKALVDRLVFRFLKDFCEATDRSKVFLEICSQFDNKRL; encoded by the exons ATGTCAATAAAACCATGTTTGAAAACTGGacattatttgcaaaatttccaacagttttccacg CAATTCTCAGACAAGGATAATTGCTTCAACTACCTCAAAACAGTATTCCAACAGGACCCAAAAACTATTTCACCACTGCAGCTTGAAGAAGTATTGCATTCGGTCCATTTATGTTTCAGTACATTAGGCAGCATAAAATCCATTAATAACTActtaaaaaaccataagaaTATAGAATTATATAGCAACATAATTACTGATAATGGAAATAGAATTCCTGTTAGCAAAAAATGGTTTGGCAAGTTTTTGCTTGTAGCCTCAATGCAGTTCCATCCCAATATATGCAGTGAACAAATATTACTGAATGAAGCAATGTTATTGtttaatatggaaaaatatGAATCAAAATTTCTGCTGcatttgatattaaaattatgtgATTGTAAGTTGGATTCCAAAATTGCTTTGCAAGTTTTCTATTTTGTTCAAATGGCTGCTTTAACTCCACACACGAGCATGAAATctgttatagaaaatatatcaaaGAAAGTTTTGCCTTATATAGacaaaaagcttaaaataaatttagaatgtTTACCATTAAGAGGGGTACCTACAAGCCAGTTAAGCCGCTTTagaaatgcctggaatgaaattgaaattgttACTCGCATTATTGAAATGTTCTCAAATAATATCCATAACAGGGAGGCAGGGTTTCTTTATCAATTGCTGCTTAATATGATGGAACAGGAGAGTTTTTGGTCATTTGTTTGGCCTCATTTTTCCTACAAGTTAGGTCATATTGACCATGAAGG tgAATTTTTTCAGAGCCTGTTAAAGTATTGGATACCAATATCTGTGGCAACTTTTGGATCAAGTTTCTATCATCGCACTCTGACAACTAATATCCCGAATGTTTTTAAGggatatattttattagaaactaGGAAGCAACGCAGGTATTCTACAGTACCATCAactgattttaagaaaaatgatatGGAGTTACTTAGAAACTTGATATATGAAGAAGAAACTTATAAATTAGGGTTCCACGCTTTGTgctggtataattttttttataaggaaaaagTGCCTTGTAAAGAACAACTTGAGCtggttttctttttctttgaaaGGCAAACGAGCTGCTTGGGTCCTAaggatttaaagatttttgaggAGCTGCTGCAGCATATTtgtgatataattttaaaggaCATTGATGATCATAAGATTTTAGGGaggtttttgttaaatatgttcTCTTATGGGCAGCATTTACTtagaacaaaaagaaaagactTGGGGGCGCAGATAATTA CCATCAGTAAATTTCAGAGATCAGAAGagatatatcaaaaatttaacaGCAAATGTTTCTTAAAACTAGTAGACGATATATGGAAAGATGGACATAATTCTTACATTTCTTATCCAGTTTGTCATTTGGCTGTTAAGGTTTTAAGTAACGTGGCTAACAACGatcttcttttaaaaagtgTAGAGACTTTCGGtgaagttttttcaataaaa gcaACTGAATCAATTGGAAATTATGCCCAATGTATCATAGAGTCAACCTCTAAGGAAAACGTTTCAGAGCTCAATCATAGAACTTTTACTGAGTTAAAGACCCTGTTTAGGGAACAAAAGTTAAACTTAAAGgcaatttttaaagctaatttattgtttcaaatacTCACTCAATCAGTGGAGATATGTAGTTATGAAGAGTGGGTGAggaatgaatgtttttttactATAGCTCCTCTGCTTCATCAAAAGTTTTACCATCCCATTGATCCTGATTCTAATACAGCGGAAAATTGCATGGAAAAAGTAATTGAATCTCTCTATGAT AATATTTGTTCTTGCctacttaataaaaaagattataaGGCAGGcgataattttacaaaaatcatgcTAAAATTAgtggaaattattgaaatctCAAACATGCGTAAACCGACAATGCTTAGTGAGCTATTGTTAAAGCACTACGCCAGTTTCTACGATAAAATTTATTGCAAGCAGGATAAAGAGgagtttttaaactttaaaattggtCTTTTAAAgggaatatttcaaaatttagagGCAGCGGGGACTGTTCAAAATTTAACGATTCGTAGGCACCCAGAAACGCGATTGGTAATACATGCTTTGTGTGCCAGCGGGGCCAGTGATCAAAAG gttCTCTTGACTCTTACACTCAACCAATTACTCTCTATACTCTCCAATCCTGCCAGTACAGACGCCACAGTGGCTTCAACATTGCACTCGACAGAAATTTTAATCTCAGACAATCGTCTCTATGATCTCACTTTAACTTACATCCCTGCGGTTATCTCCTGCTGCATTAAGCATTTTGGAAATCGTAACTGGACTGTTCg gaacGGCTGTATTCAGCTTTTAAAGGCACTCATTATCCGGTTTTTAGGTGTTCCTATTGGACCAAACGATCGCCCTCGGTCTACCATTGATTTGTTCAACATTTTTCCTGTGGTTGTTAAGGATTTTTATCAGGCTTTAACGGTTGTCCCTTTAAACGATTCCGCTTTGgctgttttacagtttttttcagaATCTCAGATAAAAGTGGAAATGTTTTCTACAGAACTAAAACTTTTCACTATGGAAAGTTTTTTACGATTATTCGTTCGGATTATTAGTGAGGATTCTGGGTATGGTTTGTACGCTGCTAGGGCCTACGTATCACTTTGCGCCCCACAAGATATCTCTTCAATTCTTACCCatatagttgatttttttattgcgGGATATCTGCTTATAAGGCAGAGGCATGTAAtcagaaattttattttgctcCTGCAAGAGTTACTCGATAAATACAACTATAGCATCAGGGATAAGCTTAGTGGGAAACCTGGTTATGGTGAGATTCATAGGAAATTAAATGAGCTGtcatgctttttaaaaatagtgaacTGTGGCCAGTTTGATCTCTTATTAGTGAGAACTTTATCGGTTGAAGAAATACTgcataaatttgaaaactcttCATCTGACTTAAAGTGCTTTCCAGGAACAGTTTGGCTGCATAATAATGTGCCTTTCTTAATAACGAACGTGCCTATAGGTGGTCTTAAACGGGTGTTAAACGTAGTCTTATCCAAAAATATTCCCGAATTTGTGCAAATTAAAGTTTTAGGCAAATTGCTTGACAGAATCTCTCACTCGTGTGACGATTTTAGCTTTATACTAGAAGAACTTATACTGAAGGCATTAAATACTTCCCTTAAAGCAAGCACCTACTTACAAATGTCTTATTATAAActcatacttttaatttttaaccgaaGTCAATCGGCAACAAACTTCCTCCCAAACATCTCGAATTTTGAGGACAGCAATCTCCAAAACCTAAACATTTACACACTCCTTGTAATAATATTGACTTTAAACAACTTTAAAGACAACTCAAAGCACTTAAATGTAATCCTTAAACGTTTTGAAAGTGAAATGACACGTGGCACAGAAGACGCTATCGAAAGCATCTCTGAAATCCTAAAATATGTCCACCAAAGTGCCTCTTGTATATgtcaaaaaaggaaaattttaaaattagcccTATTTATTGTAGTAGAACACGGTCATTGGCATTTATTGAATCATTTGACTAACTGTTTTATTACAACCCCAAATGTTGCCGTACAACagttaataaatttcaaatttttagtaaaatattttcaaaatcctGCTGATGCTTTTCAGTTTGTTCAGGAGTTTTGTGAAGTGAAACGTAAGGATTCAGTGAAGGTTTGTAATAAGGGTTACTATGTGGTGGAAGAGGAGGAATTTGTCGATAAAGCGTTGGTTGATAGGTTggtttttaggtttttaaaagatttttgtgAGGCGACAGATCGCTCCAAAGtctttttggaaatttgttcaCAGTTTGATAATAAACGTTTGTga
- the LOC126750376 gene encoding uncharacterized protein LOC126750376 isoform X1 — MSIKPCLKTGHYLQNFQQFSTQFSDKDNCFNYLKTVFQQDPKTISPLQLEEVLHSVHLCFSTLGSIKSINNYLKNHKNIELYSNIITDNGNRIPVSKKWFGKFLLVASMQFHPNICSEQILLNEAMLLFNMEKYESKFLLHLILKLCDCKLDSKIALQVFYFVQMAALTPHTSMKSVIENISKKVLPYIDKKLKINLECLPLRGVPTSQLSRFRNAWNEIEIVTRIIEMFSNNIHNREAGFLYQLLLNMMEQESFWSFVWPHFSYKLGHIDHEGEFFQSLLKYWIPISVATFGSSFYHRTLTTNIPNVFKGYILLETRKQRRYSTVPSTDFKKNDMELLRNLIYEEETYKLGFHALCWYNFFYKEKVPCKEQLELVFFFFERQTSCLGPKDLKIFEELLQHICDIILKDIDDHKILGRFLLNMFSYGQHLLRTKRKDLGAQIISAISKFQRSEEIYQKFNSKCFLKLVDDIWKDGHNSYISYPVCHLAVKVLSNVANNDLLLKSVETFGEVFSIKATESIGNYAQCIIESTSKENVSELNHRTFTELKTLFREQKLNLKAIFKANLLFQILTQSVEICSYEEWVRNECFFTIAPLLHQKFYHPIDPDSNTAENCMEKVIESLYDNICSCLLNKKDYKAGDNFTKIMLKLVEIIEISNMRKPTMLSELLLKHYASFYDKIYCKQDKEEFLNFKIGLLKGIFQNLEAAGTVQNLTIRRHPETRLVIHALCASGASDQKVLLTLTLNQLLSILSNPASTDATVASTLHSTEILISDNRLYDLTLTYIPAVISCCIKHFGNRNWTVRNGCIQLLKALIIRFLGVPIGPNDRPRSTIDLFNIFPVVVKDFYQALTVVPLNDSALAVLQFFSESQIKVEMFSTELKLFTMESFLRLFVRIISEDSGYGLYAARAYVSLCAPQDISSILTHIVDFFIAGYLLIRQRHVIRNFILLLQELLDKYNYSIRDKLSGKPGYGEIHRKLNELSCFLKIVNCGQFDLLLVRTLSVEEILHKFENSSSDLKCFPGTVWLHNNVPFLITNVPIGGLKRVLNVVLSKNIPEFVQIKVLGKLLDRISHSCDDFSFILEELILKALNTSLKASTYLQMSYYKLILLIFNRSQSATNFLPNISNFEDSNLQNLNIYTLLVIILTLNNFKDNSKHLNVILKRFESEMTRGTEDAIESISEILKYVHQSASCICQKRKILKLALFIVVEHGHWHLLNHLTNCFITTPNVAVQQLINFKFLVKYFQNPADAFQFVQEFCEVKRKDSVKVCNKGYYVVEEEEFVDKALVDRLVFRFLKDFCEATDRSKVFLEICSQFDNKRL, encoded by the exons ATGTCAATAAAACCATGTTTGAAAACTGGacattatttgcaaaatttccaacagttttccacg CAATTCTCAGACAAGGATAATTGCTTCAACTACCTCAAAACAGTATTCCAACAGGACCCAAAAACTATTTCACCACTGCAGCTTGAAGAAGTATTGCATTCGGTCCATTTATGTTTCAGTACATTAGGCAGCATAAAATCCATTAATAACTActtaaaaaaccataagaaTATAGAATTATATAGCAACATAATTACTGATAATGGAAATAGAATTCCTGTTAGCAAAAAATGGTTTGGCAAGTTTTTGCTTGTAGCCTCAATGCAGTTCCATCCCAATATATGCAGTGAACAAATATTACTGAATGAAGCAATGTTATTGtttaatatggaaaaatatGAATCAAAATTTCTGCTGcatttgatattaaaattatgtgATTGTAAGTTGGATTCCAAAATTGCTTTGCAAGTTTTCTATTTTGTTCAAATGGCTGCTTTAACTCCACACACGAGCATGAAATctgttatagaaaatatatcaaaGAAAGTTTTGCCTTATATAGacaaaaagcttaaaataaatttagaatgtTTACCATTAAGAGGGGTACCTACAAGCCAGTTAAGCCGCTTTagaaatgcctggaatgaaattgaaattgttACTCGCATTATTGAAATGTTCTCAAATAATATCCATAACAGGGAGGCAGGGTTTCTTTATCAATTGCTGCTTAATATGATGGAACAGGAGAGTTTTTGGTCATTTGTTTGGCCTCATTTTTCCTACAAGTTAGGTCATATTGACCATGAAGG tgAATTTTTTCAGAGCCTGTTAAAGTATTGGATACCAATATCTGTGGCAACTTTTGGATCAAGTTTCTATCATCGCACTCTGACAACTAATATCCCGAATGTTTTTAAGggatatattttattagaaactaGGAAGCAACGCAGGTATTCTACAGTACCATCAactgattttaagaaaaatgatatGGAGTTACTTAGAAACTTGATATATGAAGAAGAAACTTATAAATTAGGGTTCCACGCTTTGTgctggtataattttttttataaggaaaaagTGCCTTGTAAAGAACAACTTGAGCtggttttctttttctttgaaaGGCAAACGAGCTGCTTGGGTCCTAaggatttaaagatttttgaggAGCTGCTGCAGCATATTtgtgatataattttaaaggaCATTGATGATCATAAGATTTTAGGGaggtttttgttaaatatgttcTCTTATGGGCAGCATTTACTtagaacaaaaagaaaagactTGGGGGCGCAGATAATTAGTG CCATCAGTAAATTTCAGAGATCAGAAGagatatatcaaaaatttaacaGCAAATGTTTCTTAAAACTAGTAGACGATATATGGAAAGATGGACATAATTCTTACATTTCTTATCCAGTTTGTCATTTGGCTGTTAAGGTTTTAAGTAACGTGGCTAACAACGatcttcttttaaaaagtgTAGAGACTTTCGGtgaagttttttcaataaaa gcaACTGAATCAATTGGAAATTATGCCCAATGTATCATAGAGTCAACCTCTAAGGAAAACGTTTCAGAGCTCAATCATAGAACTTTTACTGAGTTAAAGACCCTGTTTAGGGAACAAAAGTTAAACTTAAAGgcaatttttaaagctaatttattgtttcaaatacTCACTCAATCAGTGGAGATATGTAGTTATGAAGAGTGGGTGAggaatgaatgtttttttactATAGCTCCTCTGCTTCATCAAAAGTTTTACCATCCCATTGATCCTGATTCTAATACAGCGGAAAATTGCATGGAAAAAGTAATTGAATCTCTCTATGAT AATATTTGTTCTTGCctacttaataaaaaagattataaGGCAGGcgataattttacaaaaatcatgcTAAAATTAgtggaaattattgaaatctCAAACATGCGTAAACCGACAATGCTTAGTGAGCTATTGTTAAAGCACTACGCCAGTTTCTACGATAAAATTTATTGCAAGCAGGATAAAGAGgagtttttaaactttaaaattggtCTTTTAAAgggaatatttcaaaatttagagGCAGCGGGGACTGTTCAAAATTTAACGATTCGTAGGCACCCAGAAACGCGATTGGTAATACATGCTTTGTGTGCCAGCGGGGCCAGTGATCAAAAG gttCTCTTGACTCTTACACTCAACCAATTACTCTCTATACTCTCCAATCCTGCCAGTACAGACGCCACAGTGGCTTCAACATTGCACTCGACAGAAATTTTAATCTCAGACAATCGTCTCTATGATCTCACTTTAACTTACATCCCTGCGGTTATCTCCTGCTGCATTAAGCATTTTGGAAATCGTAACTGGACTGTTCg gaacGGCTGTATTCAGCTTTTAAAGGCACTCATTATCCGGTTTTTAGGTGTTCCTATTGGACCAAACGATCGCCCTCGGTCTACCATTGATTTGTTCAACATTTTTCCTGTGGTTGTTAAGGATTTTTATCAGGCTTTAACGGTTGTCCCTTTAAACGATTCCGCTTTGgctgttttacagtttttttcagaATCTCAGATAAAAGTGGAAATGTTTTCTACAGAACTAAAACTTTTCACTATGGAAAGTTTTTTACGATTATTCGTTCGGATTATTAGTGAGGATTCTGGGTATGGTTTGTACGCTGCTAGGGCCTACGTATCACTTTGCGCCCCACAAGATATCTCTTCAATTCTTACCCatatagttgatttttttattgcgGGATATCTGCTTATAAGGCAGAGGCATGTAAtcagaaattttattttgctcCTGCAAGAGTTACTCGATAAATACAACTATAGCATCAGGGATAAGCTTAGTGGGAAACCTGGTTATGGTGAGATTCATAGGAAATTAAATGAGCTGtcatgctttttaaaaatagtgaacTGTGGCCAGTTTGATCTCTTATTAGTGAGAACTTTATCGGTTGAAGAAATACTgcataaatttgaaaactcttCATCTGACTTAAAGTGCTTTCCAGGAACAGTTTGGCTGCATAATAATGTGCCTTTCTTAATAACGAACGTGCCTATAGGTGGTCTTAAACGGGTGTTAAACGTAGTCTTATCCAAAAATATTCCCGAATTTGTGCAAATTAAAGTTTTAGGCAAATTGCTTGACAGAATCTCTCACTCGTGTGACGATTTTAGCTTTATACTAGAAGAACTTATACTGAAGGCATTAAATACTTCCCTTAAAGCAAGCACCTACTTACAAATGTCTTATTATAAActcatacttttaatttttaaccgaaGTCAATCGGCAACAAACTTCCTCCCAAACATCTCGAATTTTGAGGACAGCAATCTCCAAAACCTAAACATTTACACACTCCTTGTAATAATATTGACTTTAAACAACTTTAAAGACAACTCAAAGCACTTAAATGTAATCCTTAAACGTTTTGAAAGTGAAATGACACGTGGCACAGAAGACGCTATCGAAAGCATCTCTGAAATCCTAAAATATGTCCACCAAAGTGCCTCTTGTATATgtcaaaaaaggaaaattttaaaattagcccTATTTATTGTAGTAGAACACGGTCATTGGCATTTATTGAATCATTTGACTAACTGTTTTATTACAACCCCAAATGTTGCCGTACAACagttaataaatttcaaatttttagtaaaatattttcaaaatcctGCTGATGCTTTTCAGTTTGTTCAGGAGTTTTGTGAAGTGAAACGTAAGGATTCAGTGAAGGTTTGTAATAAGGGTTACTATGTGGTGGAAGAGGAGGAATTTGTCGATAAAGCGTTGGTTGATAGGTTggtttttaggtttttaaaagatttttgtgAGGCGACAGATCGCTCCAAAGtctttttggaaatttgttcaCAGTTTGATAATAAACGTTTGTga